In Nymphaea colorata isolate Beijing-Zhang1983 chromosome 10, ASM883128v2, whole genome shotgun sequence, the genomic stretch GAAGGCATTTTCGTCATTTATATCGCATAACACATGGTCCCATGTTGGGGACTATAACATATAGTGATTATAACCATGCTGCTTTCACTAGTAGCATCCAACTCCTTATTTACCAATCAATGGCTCTAGAAGGGCAGagacagaaattttttatgagggatTTCAacttatagtttcaaaattttaacaagagacaaaatataattttttaaatcttttatatagaataaatgatttttttaaaaaaaaaatttacatgtccCCCATGTCAATTGGTTTGGTTGATGGCCTTTTTGGTGAGTTTGGTCTCATGCATGACAACCCATCTAGAGCTATGTTGAGATAATAAGGCATCATTTCATATTTCACCAAACTAAATTTGTATGTCACAAACAGACAAAGCGTGtagaacttgattttcatttaattttggaaaaaatataagCAGGGATCAATATGATAGCATATATACTACAAAGTGTACACTTAATATTGAATGCAAAGGCACTTGAAAATGAACGACTTGACTTGAGTTTTAATAAATCCGATTTGGATCCGGTATCTGACAAAACTGCTTCAAAGTCGGAAGAAAATGCAGATCATACGAAAGATGGGGGCAGAGCTGATTGGTTAAGGAGATTACTGCCTTCTCCGTGTGGAGATATATTCAACCCTCTTGTTTATCTGTTGTATTACTCAAAAGAGCAGTGAAAGGCAATTATATACATCTCCATGTCTTTGTAAATGAACCATAATTTTATTCATTCAATGAAGGCGATCATAATCCTCTTACGCTTactgttttgttttatttgatgtCGCCGTTTTTCTGCTTTGGTTTTCCACATCATTCAGCATCATATGTTATACTATGTGAACTGCCATATGCATGCAATTATTCAATTTCACTTTCAGTTAAGTGAAGCAAGTACTTCGACACATTAAAAATACTAATTATAAAACTTGGTAATCAGGTCCTCAAAGGTCACACCATGAAATGCTTCTGCTGTGACCTCCAAGCCGATTGCATGCGCATGCAGGCGCGAATAGCTTGGATGCTCGAGACACAAGTACTCTCCTATAAACCATATAAACTGTtaataaatgttaaaaattttCCATAAAATAATGCCTTTTTTAACTATGACGTGTTGTGAGGGAGGTTGAACACATGATCAACAGTACTGCTGAATATATTTTTGAACAGTTTGAGCCAGAAAAGTGGGGATCAGAGATTTTGCAATGAACTTCCAAGTATATTTTCGATCTTATTTGTATGATTCATGGGTTTTAGGTTAATAACCATGACAACATCGTTTAGATGGCAAATTGAAAAGTTTGCGGAAATACTTTACCAGTGTTTGTCAGTTATTTGGATAATATCAACAATGAATTGTTTACTGAATGTGGGCATTCAATATGCAATATGGTATACACTTGCCTGTTGTTATTTGTAGTTCCCAAGGCGgcagccaatttttttttttatagagtactaaatatataattaacaaattttcaattgaccttGGGGCAGTGATCTGGGTCTCATGGGCCTACCTGCTATACTGGACCAGGTCCACCGAGATCAACATATAAATTCAAAGTTTTGTGCTGAGATCATTAAATGAAGTTCTTTAGATGAAGACACTGCTCTTTCAGATGCCTCTAGATGTCATCTTCAATAACACCTCAAACTATTGAGGGTAGGTTACTAAAATACAGTTTGTTAACGGGGGCTAGTGGTGACACCAGCCAACAAAATAaactttatttgcatatataaacttcattgattttcagttttttacaatAGGAGTGAtccttaaagtttgaaatttaatcTTAGAATGCCCTTAGAAAGAAAATTCTGACTCTACCACTGAACGGGGAACAATTTTGAAACAATCTGGCGCCATCGTTCCTGGAAATGAATGGTCGCGGACTTCTTGAGGACTTTTCTGGCTTGCAGCTTCATTATGGCCAGCCCTCCTccttgctttcattttcataatatAACTCAATTTGAATAAGCTGGACATGAGAAGATTTCAACAAAGCGATCCTTGTCATAAGCCAGTTTTACTAAcgaaatttcaaacaaaatcctGTCATCGCAAATTGCAGGATCTCTTGAGAATTTGCTCTTCCTGTTATTCTTTAATTGTTTTCCTTCCAATTCTTTAAGGGGTAGATATAAACAAGCGCATTCAGTTGTTAATTTAGAACCGACCACTCAGAATCGGTGACATCGAGATGAGCAGCTGTAACCCAAATAAGATAAAAGTAATGAAACTGCAGATACACCATTGTTGGTGTGCGACATTGTAGACAAAAATTTACAAGATGGCAAGCCTGCTACCAGATATGCCACATAAATTTCTCCGTCGAAAACCAAATCTCATGATAATTTTCAACAGTCCTGCTAGTTGCCGCACCGCTGTTTTTAGGAGTCCCTTGCATATGTATTGCAGAGGGAGATTCTTTCAGATACTTGTGGCTATGGAGTTTCCGAGCACTGAATGCGTCCCACATCATAATTATTAAAGAACTCTCAGATCTTCAATCTGCAAACAACGGCCATGCTGTTGCACATTTGACTTGTGGTGGAAAACGCCATGCAAAaactcttttaaaatatttacacAGCTCAAGCCTCAAGTCTTTGGTGGCATACTGTTGGCAGATGTGAACTGATGTGACTGATACTGATCGTGGCGGCGACTTCCTACTGCCGCTCACCGAAGCAGGAGCCGGACGTTAAATATCTTCTGTCTGTTAAAGAACTAAGAAAAATCTGTGGCCACAAGCCGAGAATCTTGGGATTTCTTAGAAAATTTCCGGTCTTTGTCTATCTACCGTTGTCAGCTTTATGAGTTTTAGGCACGAACCAGCATGCATATGGGCAGCAACCAGGAAAGAACAAACGGATGCTTCCTCCGTCCTTTTTGCTCACCAAAATACTTATTCGATGGTGCTGAGATTGATGGTATATATTCGCcacaattttgcaaaaaaatatccACACCATGAATCGTTGATCATATCATCACTCTAAATATTCACTAATATATATTTCCCTTTTCGTGGTTTTAGGAAATTTTAGTAGAAAGTTTCTTCTGTCAGGATGGGTTCCCAATATTTGATCCGGTTCTCTGTAAAAATGGGAACTAAGCAATCGCAGAGTGCTTGCATCATGCTGTCTCATCCTTCAAATTATGCAGGACACTCAGTTTTGTTTCAGAAGAAAAGGAATCATGCTTTAGATGATTTGAAATGAACAGCAATTACCTGCAACCTTTTGGCTCAGGAGTTAAATGGTTTACTGTGAGTTCCAGAAAGCCAGACCTACAATAGTCTGTGATCCGTCACGAATAATAACTTCGATGGATTAGGTGTGGCTATTGGATATATGTTCTAAGTAATCAGGTGCAGTGCTCCCTAGTGGGCGGAAATTAAGGCCCTTGGTCAGAAGTCGTGACCTGATATGCTGGTCTGTGGAGTTTGTACGACACATTGATTTCTGCATTACATATGAGTTGAATCttctcgagctcgactcatatATTGCTCGGCTGGAGCTTGAATTGAACTGTAGAAGATCAGCTTGAGGACGACTAGATAGACCGAATCCCAGGTTGAGGTCGGCTCGTTTACCAACTCTTGATTGActtgtttcatttctttggttttaagtttgaaagtTACAAAAAGATAGATACATAACTTAGATTAAAGAAGCTTACTTGAGTTGAACTCATTTATAAGCTCAAGCTTTCAGTTAatctcaagctcaactcatttctGGTCAAGGTTAACCGTAAGAGCCTGGTTAAAAAAGGAGTTCGAGAAGGCTCCACTGTTGTACAGTCTTAGTTGAATCCTCTTAAGGTTATATTACTTGAAAAGGTTTTACGACAAAGAAAGATATCGACAGAGACAATGGATTGCTTGAAAGCCCGCTGCATGCGGGtagagaagggagagagagaaagaaattaacTCGCAAATGTCCACTTCTGCGTACGTCTGCCATTAGGAATATGAACAAATTAAACGGCTAATTAATTTCCATTGCCAACAACTGACCAATTCTCTCTCGTTTCGCATCTTGCTGACGAGAAGATCAGGTTCTTCGATGCTTTAGTGCTATTGGTTACATCCGTTCTTATCGTGAAAGTGGCACGGACTGGTCTGTGATCCGAGTGCCTCATCTCTCCTCTCTCGTACAGGTTTTGCTTTATAGCCTTCCCATGCCACAGTATTCTGTCACACCTATGTACAGGAAGAAAACGACCATGTTATTTACTTGGACGGAAGATCGTTGCCATTGACCATGCATCCCTACAGATTGAAGAATTCATGCAAATGTCATCCATATTTCTGTCAAGGGTACTTACTGTTTTAAATTAAAACTAGTtgtttcaaaacatttttcatttatgtaaCTAATGATCTCTTACAAGTGGAAGAAATCAAGCAAGAAAACAATTACCATGCCGGGGCGCGCTTCTTTTTCCTGTTTCCACCATTATCGGATCCATAGTACTCATCGGAACCATGAGAATATTTATATGTTGGCGCAAACTCTATGGTTCCTTCGTGCCATCCATGGAAAACTCCACCCTCGGAGAGCTCTACCCTTAGCTTCACATGTCAAGCCATTGGAAACTTTTAATAACAGTGAGTTTAATATTGCCATAAACAAGAaccagatatatatatatatatatatatatatatatatatatatatatatatatatatatataagcaaacaCACATATAGGTAAGGTAGAGTGAGACTATACTTggtcattttcatgcaaacttctCCATTCATGCCTCTCCACAAGAGATCTGGTCTCCAACTCGGGCAATGAGATTCGGTAATTCAAATCTCCCAACCAAATAACCCGActaaaaaggcaaaaaataaacataaccATGTCATTTTGGGTGTTTCATAGCTTTGCAGTACTGAATCATTATGTAAACAATATTATATGGATAATTCAACTGGTCCATGAGTTTAAACACAAGATTTAGAAGATCAATGAAACGAGCGAGCGGTCAATCTCGATGTGCTTAATTAGAATAGACTGTATACTCACTCGTGGCTGAGAATGCTTGTGGGCAGATCCATGGAAGGGCCAGCAGGAAATTTAGTTTTTAACATGATCTGGGAAACACCCCGATTTCTGAGGATTTCGTCTCCTTCCTTCCCTCCAGAGGCCAGATGACAGCAAACGAAACAAAAGCTCGTGCCATGTAGAAGGAATCTAACAGAAACTGATCCCtgtattgaatatttgaatgaaaaatgGATCTATACACAAACGATCCTTGAAATTAAGCATATGTCaaataaaatttgttgttttttttttttgtagctcGTTCTTGTATAGCTAGGGCCGGGTATAATTAATGGTTCCTTTCTTCACCATTAACGGCGTCTCGAGTACTGAGCAAGTGGATCCCATGAACTATTATAGAGAAGGGGACCGTACCCGGTACTCCGACTCGATTATTAGATCTCCTATCTATTCTTGTCATGTCTTGTACATCCACTCCCATTCAATGCCACCAATAATTCAATTTGACCTTGGCCAGGAATCTAGTGGGTGGAATTGTGGCCAGGCTTGTGAACTTTGGGTTTTATCATGAAATAAGACATGATTTTACGTGATTCTGGAATGTGGTCTGGGCAAATAAACGTTTAAGTTTTTGGCAAATGCTGATTAAGTCTAGCATATCAAAATCTGCCACTGAACCAGCTATTTAGTTGAGTTCACTAGATTAACTGGGCAGATGAAGCTCCTAGAAGTTCTTGAAATTCATGAGAATTTTGGGGTAGGAGGGGTTCCAAAAGCAGCAAATGCACCATGCTCATTCTGGACTCTTTCCTGCCTTTTAACTTAAAGGTTTTAAGTTCAATTCTAAGGTGTCATTTAACAAACGAAACACTTTGTGGGTATTCCAGAACACTTAGctctagtgtttcatgaatgtatTCCAATCATTCTTTCCaaagtagatttatgaaacacgcATACAAAGAATGCTCCAATTACCAAACGACCCATAAAGAATGTGGGTGGTCCGAGTCTCTTAGTCCCTTAAAAGATTGAATTATTTTGTGGTATGTGGAAGCTGTTGATACTTTCCAGAAGACAAATTAGAGCTTATCTTGTAATTGATCATATTGGTTATGATAGAGAATCAGAGATTACTCCGTATATGACCATGCATATATGTTCTCTTTGATAGTACATCATCCCCATTAATGACAGTAATGAaaaatttcagagagagagagagagagagagagccaaccTTGTTACCCAAGCAGCCCATGAGGCCACAACCGACGCAGGAGACGGAGGGGTGGTGGATGAACTTCAAGAGCGTCCTTCTCGCCCAAACGGAGATCATGATCCCCACCATCTGCTTGCTGGCTATGCACTGAAACTCACCTGCAGCCTTCTCCCTCCCAACTGGATAAATTCTttgcttctgctgctgctgctcttgAGGCAGCAGTGGCGCCCCACTAGCCGATGCCTTCTCATTGAGTGCTGATCTTATCAGGCGGTGCCATTTGGTGCAAATGCTTGGATTCTCTGTCCTCAGAACGTTCCCCGCACTCAGTGGGACTATTTCTTGAAACCTACAAACAGGAAGAATCCACTGCTAGTTACATGGAAGAGATTCACTGAAACTAGAATGCCAAACACAAGGTGCACGGCGTCCCTTACCCGAGAACGTAGATATCGTATGAGCCGTCGCCTGTGTCGAGCCATtcttccaaattcaaatcctCTGGTGGGGGGATCCCTCCCATATTCCATGTGCTCGCAAACACCCTTCAATCAATTCAACAACAGAAAGAAAAGTAAAGCGAAGAACAATTAGGATCACAAAGATAATGCGTACCAAGAAGCCAATTGGGCAAGAAAAGGAGCACACGACTCACagaactctctctccctctctctctctctctctctctctctctctctctctctatctcttgaTGATATCAATTATCAATATTACTTTTGTTGAGAGTGAAGAAGAGAATCAGGTGTCAATTACTTGTACTCTTCTGTGAAGAGGCGATCAATGCAAACAGAGTCCGACATGACGGGAAACAGCATTCCTCGAGAAACCGAATGCCTTTGGTGAGCCATCTGCTAAACTTACGGATGCCCTCGCAAGCGGCTTCTTCCCCACCAATCGCTGCCACATCTGATGAAACCCCTTGACGTTACGTGCTCCAATCTGCACCACTAACAGGAAGTACTCCCACCATTCACagtaccatatatatataatgagcaAGTATATGATTAATATCTTAAACATATAAAACCGCAGACGCTGATATTCTTTCTGTTCTCTGCATGGTGAAATGCTTATCCTATACTAAATGTccacagagagacagagataaATGCAAGTCGTAGGCAGAAAAGAGGGCCCAGATGAGGCTGCAATGAAAGATGCGTTCGGCCAAATTAGGGAAAGCGAGTGACGTTGACAATAATAACTATGAAATCAGATTGCATATGATGCGAAACGCTTCCGGGGAAGTCTTGCAGCAAAATGGGCGACAGGCGGAAATACTGTTGAAGATGAAAGAGTctgactttctttcttatttttttcctttttttggttaattCTGGACTGTTCGCTGCCATTCATTTTATAGATGGTGGGAGAGAATGAAACTGAAAAAGTAGGACATTTTAGTCGTGATCATTAATACacaagtttttctttcaactgcCCATGAGTTTTTATTCAATCATGTCATGTGTGGAAGGCAAAATCAATGAGTCTAGACTCTTCCATGATTGGTTTAGCATCTaaaggttatatatataagaattcaaCTCATCCGGCCATTTCGAGCTCCGTCCAATATAATGCATCAGGCTGGCTGTGTGCTGATTCGGAAAATCTAcaaataatttatatatatatatatatatatatataaaaggttgcttgtaaatttttcattttgggaTAGAAAAAAATCGGTGCACATGgatgaaaatgaccaaaatatcctcattaaaataataaacgaacatttttaaaaaaggtaaaggtggtaaaaaggtaaaaatgtctaaaatgtcctttataaaaaaaattcaaaaatgtcTCCATCTCATTttgttgtatatttgttgtCAACCAAGTGGCCCTGATGACTCGCATCAGACGGGGGACCTACGTGTATGGAGGAAGAAGCATGACTAGGAGATCTTGAGTCATACTGGGTAATGAGTTGTTGCCAATTCTTGGGCGGCATACATCAGCTCAGGAGCAGAagcagaaatttttcatgaggcagaccgaattaaaatttctaaattttaattaagcccgaaatatttatatgtaacaagtaaaattttttaaaaatttatgagTAAAATTACCTTGACTCTGCCCCTGCATCAGCTTATTAATTTAGATGAAGATGCAAACAGGTTTTTTTCATTAATGTAGTTAATGAATGCATATATGCCGTATGCACGGCCTTTGATAGAGACATCAACCTCTTGCGCATCCAATCAGGGTCTTCTCCTGTCTGATTTTAGCTAGACATCTTTCTTCTAATGCAAGTTAACGTTCAAAACTCTTTAGTTATTTATCATTGGGATGCATCATTAAATGCATgatattgaaattttgggttacCCATATTCAATAGATATAATTGGAGTTGATTTAATTTATCAGCAGTCGCTCAATATTCCAATTATGCGCacgttcttttcttttggtttttccaCAAAAATACTGTTATAAACTATAGATTCACGAAAGGAAAAAACTGAGATTTAATGCACGGCATTAATTTCGTTggtgcctttctttctttaggTGAGACGAATGAAATTACATATTTGCTCATAGCTAGACCATGAACTCCTAGGgcctgtttggatgacatgGACCGAAAGCTTGGCTCTagaaaaaccaggttttgcccCAAATTAGGATATTGGCAACTCATATCTAGAAAACACTTGATTTTGCTATTTTCTACTTGGGTGCCCAAAAACATGAACAtgggttttcacttttttttaagtaaagATATGTAATTGAGAAAATCActaaaaaaacgtaaaaaagaaaaactttactAAGAGGAGCTCCAGCCCCATTctataatttagaaaaaataaataagaaggAAAACTTTAGGAAATCAGCAATATAGACTTTTTATGCAATAGATGAGAGGAAATGTGTTTGGTGGTTAATTTAGAAAAAGCAGAGCCTGCAAATTATACTAATTAAAGTTATTTATACTAATGTGTTTGATAGCGACGAATTTCAAATCTAACGCTGATCTGAAATCCCTCTTATGGGGGGCCTCATAGAGTAAACAAACACTAAATTTCAGATCCATAGAAAAATGAGGATTCGAGATCCTCAGCATGTAGCCAGAACCTTATCAAACTTGAGGTCTTATGGGAGGGGGTCTGACCTCAAATCCTCATATTTGAGATCGTAAGGTTGCATTTAATTGCTGTAGATTTGAGATCCGCGGTTTTCAAGTCCGACCATATCAGCACTCCAACCCCCGGCGAACCGGGTCAGACATAAACTCCATGTTTTTTACAatgtagcatgaatttaaaatccatgttcCGGGGATGGATgttgaaatccacagttttaaTAAACTGTGGACTTCATATACTACTGATTTCAGATCCTTAGTGATCTTATAAGATCCACACGGATCTTCGTCCTGAAGCTAACAAATGCCCCTTAAAAGTCTCCcaacacccaagttttttttaaactcGATAACATAATTAAAATCAAAGCTGCTTAGgggaaaaattaaaactaagatTGAAAAATCAGCCACGTAGCAACAAGAAACAAATGCAATTATATGGTGAAACTAACTAAAACATATGTGGAAGCTTAAAAATAACCTCATGATCATTGATTATAGCCCAACGAGAACCGCTTGttagatattaaaatataatttttaaagtCAATAATGGCGTACAAAATTGTTTGGCTTTGCTTAACAAGTAGGCTTATAAAGTCAGAACCGAATGTTTTGAGATGGACCGAGTCGGCTTCACGTGGGTCCTGACAAGTAGGTCTAAGCTTATCAACTCAAAGGCGTGATCGATGATTAATCTAAATATTGGATTACTACAAGAAGTTAATGTGGACCaacataggaaaaaaaaaaatcaggttaCGTTATGTGATAACTCATTTCATACGAATATCGACTAATAATTAACTAAATATCTGATCATCCTTATTTGACAATCAGatgttgattgattttttttttccttttctttataggTATGAAAGGGGTTAGGCAGAGAGCTAGATCTACCAGAACATGCTCATGAAAGCCATGCAAGCTGGGTAATGCAACCTGAGATGTCGAACACTACTTCTTCATTTGGACGCGAAGGTCGtaaatccaatatatatatatatatatatatatatatatatatatatatatatatataatatatatatatatatatatatatatatatatatatatatatatatatatgtatgtatgtatatgtagtAGAACCACATATTCCGATTCTAATTTTGGATCGACTCATTAATAATCATGCACGTTCTTTAGTACCAAAGTTTTTATGTTGTGGATACATGTTTGTATAACGTGATGTGCCAAATTATGAATATTATTAGCAgaattttcaatataatttaGGAGGCATATACCAGAAGCTCATTGATCCTTATTGAAATGGGCAACTTGGAAGAGGAGCATGCCTCATTGTTACATCATGCTGcatcattttttattagtttagAATCAAAATCacaaaggaggagaaaagaTTTTGGTGGCATATATCGTGTGGGCGCATTGCCACCCTCAGCTTTTGACTTTGTAAGTCATTCTTTTATGATATTGGTGCAGCAGACACCAAGGTATGGGGCACTTTGAGTaatccaagaaaaataatgcCCAAAAAAGTTTGTCCCTTTCAAACATTAGGTGTGCTTATGGTTTGGCCAACACTTGTAGCTAGGGGGCCACAATGACTGGTGACCAGGGCAACTCAAGCTTTACTTGACATAGACATGAAACTGGACCCAGTCTACAATTCATTGGCAGCTTTCATGGTGGGTCAACTCAGACTAGCTAATCCATCTTGAATTGAAAGCATCAGAGGGATCTACACCTTGGATCTGTGTAGGTTTCTTTTCCCAACAGCTTAGCCCAAAGCATGCACACAAAATGTGTAGGAAACTTCTTGATATTCTGCATCCTTGGCAGAACCAGATTTTCCCACTTCAAGTTCCAGCTAAGATAACAGGATACCAATCACAATTTTGCTTCCTCTGGCCCCGTTTGGATGATTATAATGGGGTTAAAAGCACGATTTGAAAAATGTGGTTGTGCACCAGTTCATGTTTTTAGTGAAGCCAAAAAACCTGATTTCTGTGATCTTGGAAAAGAGATCGTCCCCCGGCTGCTTGCAATATTGGCTGAAGTCATCCATGTGAAGCGACCCCAGCAGTTGCTTTTGGCTGGCTACTTAGTGGATTGGAATGGGACCAGTTAGGTGAGTAAAAAGAGTATTTCATTATATCGcccaataaaaaaggaaaatgtgtcGAGTGTAAGATGCAACTCGAATCAGCCAATTCTGCAAGTAAAGATATGCGGTTAGTTAGTGGATGAGGTCATATAGTTCCTAAATAGAGATGTTTTACTGTTGCATGCACCTGGCTTCCTCCTGTCCTGTCAAGATGAAAAGCAACGTCACaaaaagttaattaaaaaaaaaaacatgtatcaGATTTGTAGATAGCCAACAAGATTAATgcggaaaaaaaattcaacattgTTTTATTAAAAgattggatcggattcggacttaagaaataacatcccaTGTTTCAATAATATGCATCAACGTAGTTGGTTAACTTTATTCAATATCCATACATTTCAAAAGTCGGTTATTACCATATCCAAATTGGATTTTCatgtgtttgaatttgaattcagataatCTGTGAATCCAATCTATATGTCGACATCTCTAACTTAATGTGTTTAGGTTAACGAGAGTGGTTGAAGCCACTAGGTTGTGCTGTTCAGACGTGTGGACATTGCCCACCCCATTTACTTTATATGAACTAAACGTGACACTGAATTTCCTTTTAAGAGTCAGACGAGTATTTCAACTTATCCCTTAGCTAAGAACCGAAGCCCCCACCTTTCACCCCATCCAGGTAGGATACTTTTGATGTCTCgaggcaggggcggagccaggattttttttagggtcgggccaagacgatTTGCGGGCCGAGccagggtcgggccaagaggaacGACGAGGAGCGACCGGTCGggctaaactaaaaaaaaattgattttttcaatgtaaaaaaaaaaattcttgggcTCACCTGAGCCATGGCCCGGACAGgctccccctccctctgcccctgtcTGGAGgtgcatttcattcttttgtagTATAAAGAGTTGATATCATCAGAATTCGAAACAGAATTAACTTCATATACCAACCCCCACCTCGTCGGTGGTGCCGACCCCCTCGAGGATTTTTAAAGTCAAATTCAGTTCTGCTGTACTTGTAAAGGAGTTTGCATTCAATCCTAGATTCAACCATTGGCAGACTACGGTTAGTCCGACTAGAATCCTCAGTGGGCTTGACCAGGCAGGCTGGGTCAAGCTCAGAACATCAAATATTACTTAGGATCcgccagtggcggagccaagatgAAATTCATCTGTGGGGCACTTGTGTAGGTGACATGACTTTGGTGCATGCACTGCATATGAATTTAGAGTCATAACAATGTGAATGAAGTTAACAagtaataatgaaaattttgatgggctggcgtgggcagtagCCCATCCCAGATCGTCAATTGggtaaaaaattctaaaaacatAACGTTTTTCTTACCAAACTCCATCTAAGCTCTTTAGACTCTAAGTGAAAGCTCATTGACATGAGAAGGAGATGTTTGCTCATGTATGCACTTGCAACTACGATTACGCATTGTGGTATTATTCCTAGTCTCTACGTCTCATATCCTTTCACCAATTATTGTTGTATCATCATGCTGAGATTCAACGGCACATCATTATCATTCACTATTACCACGAGCGTCCTCATCATCCAACACCACGCGTGGCTTCTAATGGTCATCTTACCCTTAACTTTGCACTGTGTCTTGAACTCATACAAG encodes the following:
- the LOC116262897 gene encoding type IV inositol polyphosphate 5-phosphatase 9-like isoform X1; the encoded protein is MAHQRHSVSRGMLFPVMSDSVCIDRLFTEEYKVFASTWNMGGIPPPEDLNLEEWLDTGDGSYDIYVLGFQEIVPLSAGNVLRTENPSICTKWHRLIRSALNEKASASGAPLLPQEQQQQKQRIYPVGREKAAGEFQCIASKQMVGIMISVWARRTLLKFIHHPSVSCVGCGLMGCLGNKGSVSVRFLLHGTSFCFVCCHLASGGKEGDEILRNRGVSQIMLKTKFPAGPSMDLPTSILSHDRVIWLGDLNYRISLPELETRSLVERHEWRSLHENDQLRVELSEGGVFHGWHEGTIEFAPTYKYSHGSDEYYGSDNGGNRKKKRAPAWCDRILWHGKAIKQNLYERGEMRHSDHRPVRATFTIRTDVTNSTKASKNLIFSSARCETRENWSVVGNGN
- the LOC116262897 gene encoding type IV inositol polyphosphate 5-phosphatase 9-like isoform X2, with protein sequence MGGIPPPEDLNLEEWLDTGDGSYDIYVLGFQEIVPLSAGNVLRTENPSICTKWHRLIRSALNEKASASGAPLLPQEQQQQKQRIYPVGREKAAGEFQCIASKQMVGIMISVWARRTLLKFIHHPSVSCVGCGLMGCLGNKGSVSVRFLLHGTSFCFVCCHLASGGKEGDEILRNRGVSQIMLKTKFPAGPSMDLPTSILSHDRVIWLGDLNYRISLPELETRSLVERHEWRSLHENDQLRVELSEGGVFHGWHEGTIEFAPTYKYSHGSDEYYGSDNGGNRKKKRAPAWCDRILWHGKAIKQNLYERGEMRHSDHRPVRATFTIRTDVTNSTKASKNLIFSSARCETRENWSVVGNGN